The Fusobacterium sp. SYSU M8D902 genome segment AGTAAAACTATTTGGACTTGTGCTTCATGTTTTAACTGTGCTTCTCGTTGTCCAAGAAATGTTGATCTATGCAAATTAATGGAAGCAGTGAGGTTAACTATTATAAGAAAAAAAGATGAGAATAGATTAAAAGTTGAGGATATACCAAAATTGATGGCAGATAAGAAAATACCTCAACAAGCTTTTATGAGTGCATTTCGTAAATATAGTAAATAAAGTTGTTTAAATTAGTAAATTAATTACTTTATATGAGGAGGAAAAATATTGCAAAGAGTTGGAGTTTTTGTATGCTGGTGTGGTAATAACATAGCAGGAACAGTAGATGTTGAAAAAGTTGCAGAAGTTGCTAAAGATATACCAGGCGTTGTATATTCAATGAATTATCAATATATGTGCTCTGAGATTGGTCAAACAATGTTAAAAGATGCTATCAAAGAACACAATTTAACTAGAGTAGTAGTTGCTTCATGTTCACCAAGAATGCATGAAACAACATTTCGTAATGCAGCTGAAAAAGCTGGATTAAATCCATATCTTGTAGAGATAGCAAATATTAGAGAACACTGTTCATGGGTTCACAAAAATAAAGAAGAGGGTACAGAAAAAGCTATATCTCTTGTTAAGGCTGCAGTTGCTAAGGCACTATTAAATGCACCACTTACAGCTGGAGAGAGTCAAGTAGAGAAAAGAGCCTTAGTAATTGGTGGAGGTATTGCTGGAATACAGACAGCTTTAGATATTGCTGATGCAGGTTATAAAGTTGATATTGTTGAAAAACAACCAAGTATCGGTGGAAAGATGGCTCAATTAGATAAAACTTTCCCTACATTAGACTGTTCTGCTTGTATATTAACACCAAAAATGGTTGATGCTTCAATGCATCCAAATATCACTCTACACACATATAGTGAAATTGAAGCTGTAAATGGATATGTAGGAAATTTTACAGTTTCTATTAAAAAGAAAGCTAGATATGTAGATATGGATAAGTGTACAGGTTGTGGTATCTGTGTAGAGAAATGCCCTTCTAGAAAAGCTACAAATGAATTTGAAGAAAATCTTACTAATAGAGGAGCAATCTATAAAGCTTTTGCTCAAGCAGTACCAAATGTTCCAGTTATTGATACAACTCAATGTATAAAGATGAAAACTGGTAAATGTGGTATCTGTGAAAAACTTTGTACAGCTAAAGCTATAGATTTTACTCAAAAAGATGAGATAATAGAGCAAAAATACGGGGCTATAGTTGTGGCAACTGGTTATGATCTAATAGATCTTTCTAAGTTTGGAGAGTATAACTATAGTCATCCAAATGTAATTACTTCATTGGAGTTTGAGAGATTAACAAATGCAGCTGGACCTACTCATGGTAAACTTCTAAAGCTTTCAGATCACACTAAGCCTAAAAAAGTTGTCTTTGTACAATGTGTTGGTTCAAGAGATACTAGTGAAAGAGGAAAATCATACTGCTCTAAAATATGTTGTATGTATACTGCTAAACATGCAATGTTATTAAGAGATAAATATCCTGATATAGAGGCATATGTTTTCTATATAGATGTAAGAACACCTGGTAAAAACTTTGATGAATTTCAAAGAAGAGCAGTTGAGGAGTATGGAGTACAATATATCAAAGGTATGGTAGGAAAAGTATTCCCTCAAGGGGATAAACTCATGGTAAATGGTGTAGATGCTCTCACAGGTCAAACTGTGGTAATAGATGCTGATATGGTTGTATTAGCAGCTGCAACTAAAGCTAAAGATGATGCTGTTGCTTTAAAAAGAAAATTAAATATAAGTGGAGACACAAATAATTTCTTTACTGAAGCTCATCCTAAATTAAAACCAGTAGAAACAGCTTCAGCAGGAATATATTTAGCAGGAGCTTGTCAAGGTCCTAAAGATATACCAGAGACAGTAGCTCAAGCAAGTGCTGCTGCTGCTAAAGCTATTATCCTTTTGAGTAAGGATAAACTAGTTACAAATCCTTGCGTTTCATCAGTTAATACTGATCTTTGTAGTGGTTGTGGTCAATGTGCTGAAATGTGTCCATATGATGCTATTACATTAAAAATGACAGATCTAAATGATCATGGAAAAATTGTTAGAAAACTTGTAGCTACTGTAAATGAAGCTCTGTGTCAAGGTTGTGGAGGTTGTACAGTATCTTGTCGTCCAGGGGCACTTGATCTAAAAGGATTTTCAAATAAACAAATTATGGCGGAGGTAGATGCAATATGTCGTCTGTAGAAAAAATAGAGAAAGAGGAGTTTAAACCTTTAATAGTTGCATTCTGCTGTAACTGGTGTAGTTATGCAGGAGCTGATCTTGCAGGAACTAGTAGATTGAATTATCCTGCAAATGTAAAGATTATAAGAGTTCCTTGCTCTTGTAGAGTTAATACCAATTTTATAATAAGAGCTTTTCAAAAAGGGGCTGATGGAGTAGTCATAGCTGGTTGTCATCCTGGAGATTGTCACTATTCAACAGGAAATTACTACACAAGACGTCGTTTCTCAATCTTTATAAATCTTCTTGAGTATCTAGGGATTGAAAAAGAGAGATTCAAAATTGACTGGATATCAGCAGCTGAAGCAAATAAGTTTGCTACAGTTATGAATGAGGTTTTAGAAAATGTTCATAGACTTGGACCAAATAAAAAGTTGAAGGATGGTAGATGGAAATAATGACTGAAAAAATTAGAGAAATAGCCAAAGAAGCTCTTTTAAATAATAAAGTTCAGATGGTTATTGGATGGGAAAAAGGTGACTTTTCTTTTGAATCTACTCCTGTTTTTATAACTGAAGCTGATAAGGTAGATTCCCTTGTGTTCGATAACTACTGTGTAAATAATTTAAGTAAATACTTAATTGAAGAGAGTAAAAAATATGAAAAGATTGGAATTTTCTTAAAAGGGTGTGACTCTTTAGGATTTAATCAACTATTAAGAGATAACAGAATTGAGAGAGATAAAATATATGTTTGGGGTCTGCCTTGCTCTGGAATGTTAGATTCTAAAAATAAGAAATATAGTAAATGTGAGAATTGTCTTCATCCTAATCCCGTAGTTTACGATGAACTAATAGGAGATGAAATAGTCTCTTCTGGTGATCCAGAGGAGAGATTTAGAGAGGTTAAAATCCTTGAAAATATGAGTGCTGATGAAAGATATGAGTTTTGGTCAAATGAATTTTCAAGATGTATAAGATGTAATGCTTGTCGTAATATCTGTCCAGCATGTAGCTGTGTAAAGTGTGTATTTGATAATGATGATATAAATGTATTGGGAAAAGCTAACTTAGAAACTGAAAATGGATTTTTCCATTTAACAAGAGCTTATCATGTCGCAGGAAACTGTGTAGATTGTGGTGAATGTGCAAGAGTGTGTCCAGCTCATATAAGGCTAGATCTTCTCAATAGAAAGATAATAAAAGATCTAAATGAAACTTATGGTGAATGGGAAGCAGGAATGGATTCAACTACACCTTCACCACTAGTATCTTATACTTTAGAGGATAAAGATAATTTTGCAGTAAAAAAAGGAGGGAAATAATGAAAAGAATTTTAAAGAGCAATTTACCAGAGCTATGGGAAAGTATCAGTAACAACTTTGATTTATTTCTTCCAATGGAACAAGGAACTTTAATTAATTTTGGAGCATATGAAACAGATAAAAATATAAGGTTAGATATTTTGAAAACAAATTCATCTGTTAAAGAGTTTGTCTTTCCACAAACTGAAACTTATCTAAAATTTAAACTTAATAAGAAAAAGCTTGAGCTTACACCAGTAGCTGTAGAAGATAGAGAGTATGTCTTATTT includes the following:
- a CDS encoding 4Fe-4S dicluster domain-containing protein, producing the protein MEREKKVFNKNKKEILLIEEISKEKIANCMQCGKCSAGCPATDGMDILPHQIIRYLQMGDLESVKESKTIWTCASCFNCASRCPRNVDLCKLMEAVRLTIIRKKDENRLKVEDIPKLMADKKIPQQAFMSAFRKYSK
- a CDS encoding CoB--CoM heterodisulfide reductase iron-sulfur subunit A family protein encodes the protein MQRVGVFVCWCGNNIAGTVDVEKVAEVAKDIPGVVYSMNYQYMCSEIGQTMLKDAIKEHNLTRVVVASCSPRMHETTFRNAAEKAGLNPYLVEIANIREHCSWVHKNKEEGTEKAISLVKAAVAKALLNAPLTAGESQVEKRALVIGGGIAGIQTALDIADAGYKVDIVEKQPSIGGKMAQLDKTFPTLDCSACILTPKMVDASMHPNITLHTYSEIEAVNGYVGNFTVSIKKKARYVDMDKCTGCGICVEKCPSRKATNEFEENLTNRGAIYKAFAQAVPNVPVIDTTQCIKMKTGKCGICEKLCTAKAIDFTQKDEIIEQKYGAIVVATGYDLIDLSKFGEYNYSHPNVITSLEFERLTNAAGPTHGKLLKLSDHTKPKKVVFVQCVGSRDTSERGKSYCSKICCMYTAKHAMLLRDKYPDIEAYVFYIDVRTPGKNFDEFQRRAVEEYGVQYIKGMVGKVFPQGDKLMVNGVDALTGQTVVIDADMVVLAAATKAKDDAVALKRKLNISGDTNNFFTEAHPKLKPVETASAGIYLAGACQGPKDIPETVAQASAAAAKAIILLSKDKLVTNPCVSSVNTDLCSGCGQCAEMCPYDAITLKMTDLNDHGKIVRKLVATVNEALCQGCGGCTVSCRPGALDLKGFSNKQIMAEVDAICRL
- a CDS encoding hydrogenase iron-sulfur subunit yields the protein MSSVEKIEKEEFKPLIVAFCCNWCSYAGADLAGTSRLNYPANVKIIRVPCSCRVNTNFIIRAFQKGADGVVIAGCHPGDCHYSTGNYYTRRRFSIFINLLEYLGIEKERFKIDWISAAEANKFATVMNEVLENVHRLGPNKKLKDGRWK
- a CDS encoding 4Fe-4S dicluster domain-containing protein, with protein sequence MEIMTEKIREIAKEALLNNKVQMVIGWEKGDFSFESTPVFITEADKVDSLVFDNYCVNNLSKYLIEESKKYEKIGIFLKGCDSLGFNQLLRDNRIERDKIYVWGLPCSGMLDSKNKKYSKCENCLHPNPVVYDELIGDEIVSSGDPEERFREVKILENMSADERYEFWSNEFSRCIRCNACRNICPACSCVKCVFDNDDINVLGKANLETENGFFHLTRAYHVAGNCVDCGECARVCPAHIRLDLLNRKIIKDLNETYGEWEAGMDSTTPSPLVSYTLEDKDNFAVKKGGK